In Terriglobia bacterium, the genomic stretch GGAAAGTGCATGGCGAATCTGAAGTATTCAAGCTCGAAAGGCACGTCGCTGCTATTGGTCGCTGCCCTCGTGTTGTGCGCAATGACCGCTTGGGCACAAAGCGCCAGGGACACATGTCGACCCGCTTCGGTTATCCCGCTCGCCAATGAGCTCCCAGCGAAGATCGTCATCGATCCTCCGCTGGCCGGACCCCTCGCCTCCCGGGGAGTGGCGATTATCCAATACTGTACTCAGAACCTGCACCTTGTGCCGGTGTTCGGCCCCAATGCCCTGGCCGTCTCGCCGCGCATCGGCCACCTTCATGTGAGAGTGGACGATGCCCCATGGGTATGGGCAGATGCGAGTGGCAACCCAATCATCCTGATGGGTCTTCCCTCCGGTCCGCACAATGTGCTCATTGAATTGGAGGACGCCAACCACCACCCCCTCGACAAAGGCACGGTCACCTTTGTCATTCCAGAAAAGTTTGCGGCCGAAAAGGCCCCGGCCTCTGGACAGGCCGATGGAGAGGCCCCCCCGATCTTCGGAGTCAAGATCCCCGCCGGATACCGCGACTGGAGGTTGATCTCCGTGGCCCACGAAGAGGGCAACCTCAACGATCTGCGCGCCATTCTGGGCAACGACGTAGCGATCAAGGCCTATCGCGAAGGAAAGCTTCCGTTCCCGGACGGCACAATCATTGCCCGAATAGCCTGGAGTTCCGTCGCCTCAGAGGAAAACAACAAAGTCTTTGGCCGTCCCCAATCTTTCGTTCCCGGGCTCGCCCCGGATTGGTACCTTCAGTTTATGGTCAAGGACTCAAGAAAGTACGCCGCGACGGGCGGCTGGGGGTTCGCTCAATTCAATAAGGACGGCAAACCTGCCGACGAGGCACCGCTCAAAACCTGCTTTCCCTGCCACGAGGCTATCAAAGCTCGCGACTTGGTCTTCACCCGTTACGCCCCTTAATACCGAGAATCACAGCAGAAAGAAATGAGACGATGACCGCACGCAAATCAACTGCATCATAAACCAAGAAATCCAAGACTACTTAAAAGGAGAACACCATGACCCCAGCCAGTGCTACAAAACGAGGTCGCGAGAAGGCAGATGACAAGAATGCAATCCGTCCGTTTCATGTAAACGTTCCAGAGGCGGATCTGACCGAATTGCGCAGGCGCATCAACGCGACTCGGTGGCCCGATCGCGAGACGGTCACCGATCAAACGCAAGGTGTGCAACTCGCCACGGTTCAGGCCCTCGCACGCTATTGGGCGACCGCGTACGACTGGCGCAAGTGCCAAGCCCAGCTGAACGCCCTGCCGCAGTTCATCACCGAGATCGACGGGCTGGACATTCACTTCATTCACGTCCGGTCAAAGCACGAAAATGCGTTGCCGCTCATCGTCACGCACGGCTGGCCCGGCTCGATCGTCGAGCAGCTGAAGATCATCGATCCGCTGACCGATCCCACGGCGCATGGCGGCAGCGCATCCGATGCGTTCCATCTGGTGATTCCGTCGATGCCCGGCTATGGGTTTTCGGGCAAGCCAACCACCACCGGCTGGGACCCTGCCCATATCGCGCGTGCCTGGGTCGTGCTGATGAAGCGCCTCGGGTACACGAAATTCGTGGCGCAAGGCGGCGATTGGGGCGCGGTTATCACGGAACAAATGGGCGTGCAGGCGCCTCCGGAGTTGCTCGGCATTCACGTCAACATGCCAGGCATTTTTCCAGCCGACATTGATGGGGCGGCCTTTTCCGGGGCGCCGGCACCGTCCAGTCTCTCAGCCGAAGAGAAAATCGCTTACGAGCGACTGCAGTTCGTATATCAAAAGGGCATCGCTTACGGGTACCAGATGGGGCTGCGGCCGCAGACGTTGTACGGAATCGCGGATTCCCCCGTTGGCCTGGCGGCTTATTTCCTTGATCACGACGCACGCAGCTACGAGCTGATCTCACGCGTTTTTGCGGGAGAATCCGAGGGCCTCACGCGGGACGACATCCTCGACAACATCACGATCACCTGGTTGACGAACACGGCGCTTTCCGGCGCCCGTCTCTATTGGGAGAATTGGGGCAAACTCGGGTATTTCAATGCCAAAGGCGTCGCCATCCCCGTTGCCGTGACCTCCTTTCCTGACGAGCTCTACCCGACCCCGCGTAGTTGGGCTGAGCAGGCGTTCCCAAAACTCATCCACTACAACAAGGTCGACAAAGGCGGGCACTTCGCGGCCTGGGAACAGCCGAAGCTCTTTTCAGCAGAGCTTCGCGCGGGCTTCAGATCGCTGCGGTAGGATTCTTCACTAGAGAGGAGGAGATGCACCATGCCTGACCATTCGCAGTTCATCACCGACCGGACCCATCCGGGCCGGTGGACGATCACCTTCAGCAACCCGCCGATCAACATGTTTGTTCCCACAACGATCGTCGAGTTGGGAGCGCTCATGACCGAACTCGAGGCGGACCTGTCCGTGAAGGTCGTCGTGTTCGAGTCGGCGAACCCCGATTTTTTCGTCGCCCACCTCGACGTAGCCAAGGCCGCTGAACGGCCAGAGGCGCTGGGCCTTTGGCGCGACTTTGTGCTGCGCCTCTCGTCCACGCCAGTCGTGAGCATCGCCAAGATTCGCGGCCGCACGCGCGGCATCGGTAACGAATTCGTGCTGGCCTGCGACATGCGCTTCGCCAGCCGGCAAAGCGCCCTATTCGGCCAACCCGAGATCGGTGTCGGACTGGTCCCGGGCGGCGGAGCGCTGGAATGGCTCCCGCGCTTGGTCGGCCGCTCGCGCGCCCTTGAGATCGTCCTCAGCGGCGACGATTTCGACGCTGATATCGCCGAGCGCTACGGCTGGGTGAACCGCACGCTGGACGATGACGGCCTCGACTCGTTTGTCGATGCGCTCGTCCGGCGTCTGGCCTCATTCGACCGTGAAACGCTGGCCGCGGCGAAGGCCCAGATCAATCGGTTCGGGACGCCGACAGCTACCGAGCTTCAGTCGAGCAACGACCTGTTCTTCCCACTGCTGGCCTTGCCAGGTGCGCAGGAGCGCCGTGCCAAGATCCGTGGTATCGGTTACGGTCTTCGGAGCGACTTCGAATTGAACTTCGGCCGGTACCTCCCTTCGTTCGGGCGGGCGGACGACGAAGACATGGATACACAGCCGACCAAAGCAGACCGTGCGAAGGCTGGTCTCTGACCTTTTTCACTCGAGACCACATAGACACGTTCGCGAGGGGATTCGTTGCATGCGCGAGATCTTCCACGCCGATAAACGCAGAGGCGAAAAACGTACCCACGTCCGGTAGGCTCTTCTTCCTGGACCTCGGCGCCGGCCGTAAGCCGATTTCAGAGGCCCATAACCGGCAAGCAACGCCTCTGTTCGCAAAAAGTGTCGAGCGACACGCCCTAAGGGACAAGTGATTCTGCTGGCTGGCGCGCTCAAATGCAACAACTCAAACTGTCGATTCTGGCAACAGGCAGGAGGAGAGCTCGTGGCAGATTTGAAGTTTGAAAAGGAGATCACCGCGCTTCTCGTCATCGACCCGTATAACGATTTCATTTCTGAGGGAGGCAAAATATGGGACCGCATCCGGACTGTTGCAGAAGCGAATGACTGCGTTCCTCATATGCTGCAGGTCCTGAATGCCGCGCGAAAGGCGAAGCTTCGGGTCTTCTATGCGCTGCATCATCGATACCGTCCGGGCGATTACGAGACCTGGAAGTACATAGCGCCTATTCAGAAGGCAGCTTGGTTGCACAAAGCGTTCGAATACGGCACGTGGGGTGGCGAGATCCGCCGCGAGTTCGCCCCTCAACCGGGCGATATCGTGGCCCTCGAGCATTGGTGTTCCAGTGGCTTCGCCAACACGGATTTGGATTTGCAGCTCAAGAGACACGGTATCCATCAGCTCATCGTCATGGGACTCATCGCACACACGTGTGTAGAGGCCACTGTTCGTTATGCCGCTGAGCTTGGCTACGAGGTCACGATGGTGAAAGATGCGACGGCGAGTTACTCGGATAAGGAGATGCATGCCGCTCTCGACGTGAATATCCCAAACTACGCCGGTGCCATGGTGACCACAAATGAAGTCGTCGATTCGATTTTCGGCAGTAGGAGTGAACGTTATTAAAGAAAGTTCAAAATTCAAAGGAGAAATCATGACAACTACAAAGACCGCAATGGCACCCATGAAGGTGGCGCAGATTTCCAAGGCGGGGTCCGATTTCCAGATTGTCGAGCGCGAGATTCCCAAGCCGGGGGTCGGACACGTGCGCATCCAGGTGCAGGCCTGTGGGGTCTGCCACAGTGACGTGCTCACGAAAGAAGGCGCCTGGCCCGGGATTCAGTATCCCCGCGTTCCGGGACACGAAGTCGCAGGCCTCATCGATGAGGTGGGCGTCGGGGTTTCCGGGTGGAAGAAGGGGCAGCGCGTCGGGGTTGGCTGGCACGGTGGGCAGGACGGCACGTGTCTCGAGTGCCGTCGCGGAGATTTTCGCAATTGCCGGAATCTGAAGATTGCGGGCATCAGCTATGACGGCGGGTACCAGCAGTACATGGTGGCTCCGGTGGAGGCCCTGGTGCCGATACCGGAAAGCCTGAGTGACGCCGATGCCGCGCCGCTGCTCTGCGCTGGAATTACCACCTTCAACGCGCTGCGGCACAGCGGTGCGTTTCCCGGCGACCTGGTGGCGGTGCAGGGCATCGGCGGTCTGGGTCACCTCGGAGTTCAATTCGCGAACAAGTGTGGTTATCAGGTCGCGGCCATCGGGCGTGGGCCCGAAAACGCTTCGCTCGCCAAGAAACTCGGAGCCAACGTGTACATCGACAGCAAATCGACGAACGCAGCCGAAGCTTTGCAAAAACTGGGCGGCGCACGCGTCATTCTAGCCACCGCCCCAAGCTCGAAAGCCATGTCCGAGCTGATCGACGGTCTGGGGCCGAACGGCAAGCTCATAGTGATCGGTGCGACCTTTGATCCCATCGAGGTCACCCCGATACAGCTCATTACCGGAAGTCGCACGATTCAAGGCTGGGCCGCCGGCACTCCAGCCGATTCCGAGGACACCCTGCGTTTCGCCGAACTGACCGGCGTGCGTCCCATGATTGAAAAATATCCGCTCGAAAAAGCGGCCGAAGCCTACGCGCGAATGTTGAGCGGCAACGCCCAGTTCCGCGTCGTTCTGACGATGTGAAGCTGGATTAACGACTCGCTAGTATACTGGGTCGTAAATGGCGTTACGCAGGACGGGAGTGCGTCAACTGCAAGCGAAGCCGCGTTCACGCGGCTTGTCCGCAGGGTTACTAGGCCAGCCCTTCAGGGCTGGTAAACCGGGAGCAGAGGCGCAAAGGGCGCTTTAGCGTTCTTCTCGTCATCGCTTCAGCATGCTAAAGCTGGCGCTTGAAGCCCATTAAAACGGGCTCCCAATAAAGCCGGCGCTCGACTCGTTCGCATTGCGGACGACAAAAAGAAAGGTCAATTATGAAAAACGAAAAAACAATTATGAGCAAGGAAAGGCCAACGACGAAGATCGTCGTCATTGGCGGCAGCGGACTCATTGGAGCAAAGGTCGTGAAGAACCTGCGTCAGCAGGGCCATAAGGTAGTGGCAGCTTCACCCTCATCGGGCGTCAACACCATCACCGGCCAGGGGCTGGCCGCAGCGGTTGCAGGCGCTCAGGTGGTTGTCGATGTGGCGAACGCGCCTTCGTGGGAAGACAAGGCCGTTTTGGAATTCTTTGAAACGTCCGGCCGCAATCTCCTTGCCGCCGAAGCCGTCGCGGGCGTGGGACATCACATCGCGCTGTCCGTTGTCGGCACCGATCGTCTTCTTGCCAGCGGTTACTTCCGAGCCAAGATGGCGCAGGAAAAGCTGATCAAGGCCTCCCCGGTTCCCTACACGATCGTCCGTGCAACGCAGTTCTTCGAATTCGTCGAAAGCATCGCCCAAACCGCCACCGACGGCCAAACGGTTCGGGTGCCGCCTGCCCTGATGCAGCCCATCGTGTCGAATGATGTCGCCGCCGCGCTGGCCGAGATCGCTGTCGAGCAGCCGCTGAACGGCACGATCGAGCTGGCGGGTCCTGAACCGATCCGTATGGACGAACTCGTCCGACGATTCCTGAGCGCAAACCGGGACACACGGAAGGTGATCACCGATGCCCACGCAGGCTACTACGGCATACAGGTGAACGATCAAAGCCTCACCCCCGGCGACAACCCACGTATCGGCCCGACGCGTTTCGAGGACTGGCTCACCCGTGCGCAAGCGCATCACGCTTGAAGAGACCGGCGTCCAGACGGTCAAGGGCGACAAGATTACGCGCGAGCGGTTCTTCTACGACAGAGAGCGGTAACGGCCCATCGCGCCCGATCGGACCGGGTAGGAGCAACCAACAGTCCCTCTAATTTGGGAAACAGCCATGAGCAGCCCAAGGAAGACAGCCATCGTGACCGGAGCTTCGCAGGGGATCGGTGCGGGAATTGTCGAAGAGTTTGTCAAACGGGGTTTCAACGTCATTGCCAATTCCCGGAGGGTGACCCAGTCCACCGAGATCGCGGCTTCCGACCGCGTCGCCCTGGTGGACGGCCACATCGGCGAGCCGGCAACGGCCGCCAGGATCGTCGAGACGGCGCTGTCTCGCTTTGAGTCGATCGACGCGCTGGTCAACAACGCCGGCCTCTTCTTCACCAAGCCGTTCACGGACTACACGGCCGAGGACTTCAAGTCGCTCGTCTCGACGAACGTTGAGGGCTTTCTGTATGTCACCCAACTCTCCATAAAGCAAATGTTAGCGCAGAAGAGGGGCGGGAGCATTGTCACGATCACGGCGGCGCTTGCCCGCAACCCGATCCGGGGCGTCACGGCGGCGGTGCCGATGATCACCAAAGGCGGTCTTGAAACGATCACCCGGCACCTGGCGATGGAGTACGCAAAAGACGGCATCCGTGTGAACGCCGTTGCCCCCGGCGTCGTCTACACGCCGCTTCACCGGGAGACTCCGAAGGACGTGATGGAGAGCTTGTCGCCGATGGGTCGGCCTTCGACGGTCAAGGACATTGCGGACGCGGTCATGTACCTGACCGACGCGGCGACGGTCACGGGTGACACCCTGTACGTCGATGGCGGGGCTCATATCGGTCGCTGGTAATTGAATGGAGCTTTCGTCAGGGATCGACCGGGTGGCGCACACATCACGCTTTTTTTGTGATGTGTGCGACGAAAGATCGAGGAGTCTTCACGCATATGAGGCGA encodes the following:
- a CDS encoding cytochrome P460 family protein, with the protein product MGLPSGPHNVLIELEDANHHPLDKGTVTFVIPEKFAAEKAPASGQADGEAPPIFGVKIPAGYRDWRLISVAHEEGNLNDLRAILGNDVAIKAYREGKLPFPDGTIIARIAWSSVASEENNKVFGRPQSFVPGLAPDWYLQFMVKDSRKYAATGGWGFAQFNKDGKPADEAPLKTCFPCHEAIKARDLVFTRYAP
- a CDS encoding epoxide hydrolase, whose translation is MTPASATKRGREKADDKNAIRPFHVNVPEADLTELRRRINATRWPDRETVTDQTQGVQLATVQALARYWATAYDWRKCQAQLNALPQFITEIDGLDIHFIHVRSKHENALPLIVTHGWPGSIVEQLKIIDPLTDPTAHGGSASDAFHLVIPSMPGYGFSGKPTTTGWDPAHIARAWVVLMKRLGYTKFVAQGGDWGAVITEQMGVQAPPELLGIHVNMPGIFPADIDGAAFSGAPAPSSLSAEEKIAYERLQFVYQKGIAYGYQMGLRPQTLYGIADSPVGLAAYFLDHDARSYELISRVFAGESEGLTRDDILDNITITWLTNTALSGARLYWENWGKLGYFNAKGVAIPVAVTSFPDELYPTPRSWAEQAFPKLIHYNKVDKGGHFAAWEQPKLFSAELRAGFRSLR
- a CDS encoding enoyl-CoA hydratase/isomerase family protein, coding for MPDHSQFITDRTHPGRWTITFSNPPINMFVPTTIVELGALMTELEADLSVKVVVFESANPDFFVAHLDVAKAAERPEALGLWRDFVLRLSSTPVVSIAKIRGRTRGIGNEFVLACDMRFASRQSALFGQPEIGVGLVPGGGALEWLPRLVGRSRALEIVLSGDDFDADIAERYGWVNRTLDDDGLDSFVDALVRRLASFDRETLAAAKAQINRFGTPTATELQSSNDLFFPLLALPGAQERRAKIRGIGYGLRSDFELNFGRYLPSFGRADDEDMDTQPTKADRAKAGL
- a CDS encoding cysteine hydrolase, with protein sequence MADLKFEKEITALLVIDPYNDFISEGGKIWDRIRTVAEANDCVPHMLQVLNAARKAKLRVFYALHHRYRPGDYETWKYIAPIQKAAWLHKAFEYGTWGGEIRREFAPQPGDIVALEHWCSSGFANTDLDLQLKRHGIHQLIVMGLIAHTCVEATVRYAAELGYEVTMVKDATASYSDKEMHAALDVNIPNYAGAMVTTNEVVDSIFGSRSERY
- a CDS encoding alcohol dehydrogenase, whose translation is MAPMKVAQISKAGSDFQIVEREIPKPGVGHVRIQVQACGVCHSDVLTKEGAWPGIQYPRVPGHEVAGLIDEVGVGVSGWKKGQRVGVGWHGGQDGTCLECRRGDFRNCRNLKIAGISYDGGYQQYMVAPVEALVPIPESLSDADAAPLLCAGITTFNALRHSGAFPGDLVAVQGIGGLGHLGVQFANKCGYQVAAIGRGPENASLAKKLGANVYIDSKSTNAAEALQKLGGARVILATAPSSKAMSELIDGLGPNGKLIVIGATFDPIEVTPIQLITGSRTIQGWAAGTPADSEDTLRFAELTGVRPMIEKYPLEKAAEAYARMLSGNAQFRVVLTM
- a CDS encoding SDR family oxidoreductase, coding for MSKERPTTKIVVIGGSGLIGAKVVKNLRQQGHKVVAASPSSGVNTITGQGLAAAVAGAQVVVDVANAPSWEDKAVLEFFETSGRNLLAAEAVAGVGHHIALSVVGTDRLLASGYFRAKMAQEKLIKASPVPYTIVRATQFFEFVESIAQTATDGQTVRVPPALMQPIVSNDVAAALAEIAVEQPLNGTIELAGPEPIRMDELVRRFLSANRDTRKVITDAHAGYYGIQVNDQSLTPGDNPRIGPTRFEDWLTRAQAHHA
- a CDS encoding SDR family oxidoreductase — encoded protein: MSSPRKTAIVTGASQGIGAGIVEEFVKRGFNVIANSRRVTQSTEIAASDRVALVDGHIGEPATAARIVETALSRFESIDALVNNAGLFFTKPFTDYTAEDFKSLVSTNVEGFLYVTQLSIKQMLAQKRGGSIVTITAALARNPIRGVTAAVPMITKGGLETITRHLAMEYAKDGIRVNAVAPGVVYTPLHRETPKDVMESLSPMGRPSTVKDIADAVMYLTDAATVTGDTLYVDGGAHIGRW